In the genome of Actinomadura graeca, one region contains:
- a CDS encoding MbtH family protein, which translates to MTNPFDDPDGTFLVLVNDEGQHSLWPSFADVPSGWATAFGPGPRAGCLDYVTANWTDIRPRSLADRPN; encoded by the coding sequence ATGACCAACCCGTTCGACGACCCCGACGGCACCTTCCTCGTCCTCGTCAACGACGAAGGCCAGCATTCCCTGTGGCCCTCGTTCGCGGACGTCCCGTCCGGCTGGGCGACGGCGTTCGGCCCCGGCCCCCGCGCCGGCTGCCTCGACTACGTCACGGCGAACTGGACCGACATCCGCCCCCGCAGCCTGGCGGACCGCCCGAACTGA
- a CDS encoding iron-siderophore ABC transporter substrate-binding protein, with protein MRTLMRSLAATGALVLSLGLAAACGDDDEPAAGASGGAAGAFPVTVAHKLGSATVKEPAKRIVALGEVDQDALLALGIQPVGMTELTGVQPDGLAPWSAPKVTGARPKLLKAGEAGFNLEEIAALRPDLILAGGDFTIDKEYGKLSKLAPTVAYQTGPAEDSWQQITRQVAKAVGRTADGEALVASVEKKITSVPAAHPQLKGKGFALTSVFPSGNIGVMKSPDDTSVKLLEQFGMTLPEPLKKLPGEGFAAELSMEKVSVLNVDVLLSHYNDDPATQKKVEGSKLFSGLPVVKRGSYVPLDLKAFWPLRTPTPLAVPYVVDQVVPRIAKAAGAAGPS; from the coding sequence ATGCGCACATTGATGCGGAGCCTGGCCGCCACCGGCGCGCTCGTCCTGAGCCTCGGCCTGGCCGCCGCATGCGGCGACGACGACGAGCCCGCCGCCGGGGCGTCCGGCGGCGCGGCCGGGGCCTTCCCGGTCACGGTCGCGCACAAGCTCGGCTCCGCGACCGTCAAGGAGCCCGCGAAGCGGATCGTCGCGCTCGGCGAGGTGGACCAGGACGCCCTCCTGGCCCTCGGGATCCAGCCCGTCGGGATGACCGAGCTGACCGGCGTCCAGCCCGACGGGCTCGCCCCCTGGAGCGCGCCGAAGGTCACCGGGGCCAGGCCCAAGCTGCTGAAGGCCGGCGAGGCCGGCTTCAACCTGGAGGAGATCGCCGCGCTGCGGCCCGACCTCATCCTCGCCGGCGGCGACTTCACCATCGACAAGGAGTACGGCAAGCTCTCCAAGCTCGCCCCCACCGTCGCCTACCAGACCGGGCCCGCCGAGGACTCCTGGCAGCAGATCACCCGGCAGGTCGCCAAGGCCGTCGGCCGCACCGCCGACGGGGAGGCGCTGGTCGCCTCCGTCGAGAAGAAGATCACCTCCGTGCCGGCCGCGCACCCGCAGCTGAAGGGCAAGGGCTTCGCGCTGACCAGCGTGTTCCCCTCCGGGAACATCGGCGTCATGAAGTCCCCCGACGACACCAGCGTGAAGCTGCTGGAGCAGTTCGGGATGACGCTGCCGGAGCCGCTGAAGAAGCTGCCCGGCGAGGGCTTCGCCGCCGAGCTGAGCATGGAGAAGGTTTCGGTCCTCAACGTCGACGTCCTGCTCAGCCACTACAACGACGACCCCGCGACGCAGAAGAAGGTCGAGGGCAGCAAGCTGTTCTCCGGCCTGCCCGTCGTCAAGCGCGGCTCGTACGTCCCGCTCGACCTCAAGGCGTTCTGGCCGCTGCGCACCCCCACGCCGCTCGCCGTCCCCTACGTCGTCGACCAGGTCGTCCCGCGGATCGCGAAGGCCGCCGGCGCGGCCGGCCCCTCCTAA
- a CDS encoding lysine N(6)-hydroxylase/L-ornithine N(5)-oxygenase family protein — MQPPVHDVAGIGFGPSNLALAVALEEEYGDGVDAVFFEKQPRFGWHRGMLLDGATMQVHFLKDLVTLRNPASRYSFLAYLHARERLVDFVNHKTMFPTRLEFHDYLEWVAASFAGNVRYGTEVVALRPHDAATLEVVVRRDDELETHLARNVVIAAGLDPVLPDGVRAGERVWHTEDLLTRLGERPGWKPRRVVVVGAGQSAAEAVEHLHRNLPETEVCAVFARYGYAPADDSPFANRIFDPQAVGHYYAAPDDVKRLLFDYSRNTNYSVVDLDLIDELYRRCYAEKVAGAERLRILNVSRVLETRDVRGGVRLRVGFLPTGETTDLDADAVVYATGYRERDPFDLLGEAGAHCRSGPDGRPLVERDYRVATEPGCDWGVYLQGATEHTHGIASSLLSMTAVRTGEIVKSMARRAAPVTQEA; from the coding sequence ATGCAGCCCCCCGTCCATGATGTCGCAGGCATCGGGTTCGGCCCCTCCAACCTGGCGCTCGCCGTCGCGCTGGAGGAGGAATACGGCGACGGCGTGGACGCGGTGTTCTTCGAGAAGCAGCCCCGCTTCGGCTGGCACCGCGGGATGCTGCTGGACGGCGCCACCATGCAGGTCCACTTCCTCAAGGACCTGGTGACGCTGCGCAACCCCGCCAGCCGCTACTCGTTCCTGGCCTACCTGCACGCCAGGGAGCGCCTGGTCGACTTCGTCAACCACAAGACGATGTTCCCCACGCGCCTGGAGTTCCACGACTACCTGGAATGGGTGGCCGCCTCCTTCGCCGGGAACGTCCGGTACGGGACGGAGGTGGTCGCCCTCCGGCCGCACGACGCGGCGACCCTGGAGGTCGTCGTCCGCCGCGACGACGAGCTGGAGACGCACCTCGCGCGCAACGTCGTCATCGCCGCCGGGCTGGACCCCGTCCTGCCCGACGGCGTGCGGGCCGGCGAGCGGGTCTGGCACACCGAGGACCTGCTGACGCGCCTGGGGGAGCGGCCCGGCTGGAAGCCCCGGCGCGTCGTCGTGGTCGGCGCGGGGCAGAGCGCCGCCGAGGCGGTCGAGCACCTGCACCGCAACCTTCCCGAGACGGAGGTGTGCGCGGTCTTCGCCCGCTACGGCTACGCGCCCGCCGACGACAGCCCGTTCGCCAACCGCATCTTCGACCCGCAGGCCGTCGGTCACTACTACGCCGCGCCCGACGACGTGAAGCGGCTGCTGTTCGACTACTCCCGCAACACCAACTACTCCGTCGTCGACCTCGACCTGATCGACGAGCTGTACCGGCGGTGCTACGCCGAGAAGGTCGCCGGGGCCGAGCGGCTGCGGATCCTCAACGTCTCCCGCGTCCTGGAGACGCGGGACGTCCGCGGCGGCGTGCGGCTGCGCGTCGGGTTCCTGCCCACCGGCGAGACGACCGACCTGGACGCCGACGCCGTCGTCTACGCCACCGGCTACCGTGAACGCGACCCGTTCGACCTGCTCGGCGAGGCCGGCGCGCACTGCCGCAGCGGCCCGGACGGCCGCCCGCTGGTGGAGCGCGACTACCGCGTCGCCACCGAGCCCGGCTGCGACTGGGGCGTCTACCTGCAGGGCGCCACCGAGCACACCCACGGCATCGCCTCGTCCCTGCTGTCCATGACCGCCGTCCGCACCGGCGAGATCGTCAAGTCCATGGCCCGCCGCGCGGCGCCCGTCACCCAGGAGGCGTGA
- a CDS encoding DMT family transporter gives MAWSIGFSLLAAFLFAAAAALQYRAARRAVRGRSDAVAATGLIRKLVRDPVWLAGWAVNLGGFMSQAVALHLGSTGLVQPLLVSQLVFTILLGCAGTGCLPARMDLLGGIAVSAGLALLFTVPGAVPPAGEPSRPRLFVAAVLAAPLVLALSRGAALRKGRIRSVLLGTCAGLLFAGSAVLIKLTTADLVDRGVAATAADWPGYALAGTTLLGLVLEQRAFAAGSLPAAMTAMTMTNPAASYLLAVFAFHTRPPGSASAFAAVAVSAALLTAGVMAMARSAAAGRGGAAAP, from the coding sequence GTGGCGTGGAGCATCGGGTTCAGCCTGCTCGCGGCGTTCCTGTTCGCCGCCGCGGCGGCGCTGCAGTACCGCGCGGCCCGGCGTGCCGTCCGGGGGCGTTCCGACGCGGTCGCCGCGACGGGGTTGATCCGCAAGCTCGTCCGCGACCCGGTGTGGCTCGCCGGGTGGGCGGTGAACCTCGGCGGCTTCATGAGCCAGGCCGTGGCGCTGCACCTCGGCTCGACCGGCCTCGTCCAGCCCCTGCTGGTCAGCCAGCTCGTCTTCACGATCCTGCTCGGCTGCGCCGGCACCGGCTGCCTGCCCGCCCGGATGGACCTGCTCGGCGGCATCGCCGTGTCGGCGGGCCTCGCCCTGCTGTTCACGGTCCCCGGGGCGGTCCCGCCGGCGGGCGAGCCGTCCCGGCCGCGGCTGTTCGTCGCCGCGGTGCTCGCCGCGCCGCTCGTCCTCGCCCTGTCGCGGGGCGCGGCGCTGCGGAAGGGGCGGATCCGGTCGGTGCTGCTCGGCACCTGCGCCGGGCTGCTGTTCGCGGGCAGCGCCGTCCTCATCAAGCTGACCACCGCCGACCTCGTCGACCGGGGCGTCGCCGCCACCGCCGCCGACTGGCCCGGCTACGCCCTCGCCGGCACGACCCTGCTCGGCCTCGTCCTGGAGCAGAGGGCGTTCGCCGCCGGGTCGCTGCCCGCGGCGATGACCGCGATGACGATGACCAACCCGGCGGCCTCCTACCTGCTGGCGGTCTTCGCCTTCCACACCCGGCCGCCCGGGTCGGCGTCCGCGTTCGCGGCGGTCGCGGTGAGCGCCGCGCTGCTGACCGCCGGGGTGATGGCCATGGCGCGCTCGGCCGCCGCCGGGCGGGGCGGCGCCGCGGCGCCCTGA
- a CDS encoding SAM-dependent methyltransferase encodes MTASDALIASPARVNDHLLGGKDNYAADRELAGALLAVLPRLGAAVRADRAFVRRAVGVLAARGIRQFLDVGCGLPTTENVHQTAARHATGARVVYVDNDPVVIAHARARLADDGDIGVVRADLRKPCELLDDAFSCGLLDRDEPVGMIVASSLHHLPDADGPHAVAAELRGALTPGGALVLSHLSADFAPAATLEAARLYTAGCESPLVPRGRDEIAAFFGDLEPLPPGLVPTGRWRPDGPAGRAGRDLMYAGLAIR; translated from the coding sequence ATGACCGCATCCGACGCCCTGATCGCGAGCCCCGCCCGCGTCAACGACCACCTGCTCGGCGGCAAGGACAACTACGCCGCCGACCGGGAGCTGGCGGGCGCCCTGCTCGCCGTCCTGCCCCGGCTGGGCGCCGCCGTCCGCGCGGACCGGGCGTTCGTGCGGCGCGCGGTCGGGGTCCTCGCGGCCCGCGGGATCCGCCAGTTCCTCGACGTCGGCTGCGGCCTGCCCACCACCGAGAACGTGCACCAGACCGCCGCCCGGCACGCGACCGGCGCGCGCGTCGTCTACGTCGACAACGACCCGGTGGTGATCGCGCACGCGCGGGCGCGGCTCGCCGACGACGGCGACATCGGCGTCGTCCGCGCCGACCTCCGCAAGCCCTGCGAGCTGCTGGACGACGCGTTCTCCTGCGGGCTGCTGGACCGGGACGAGCCGGTCGGCATGATCGTCGCCTCGTCCCTGCACCACCTGCCGGACGCCGACGGCCCGCACGCCGTCGCGGCCGAGCTGCGGGGGGCGCTGACGCCGGGCGGCGCGCTCGTGCTGTCGCACCTCAGCGCCGACTTCGCGCCCGCCGCGACGCTGGAGGCCGCGCGGTTGTACACCGCGGGCTGCGAATCCCCGCTCGTCCCGCGCGGGAGGGACGAGATCGCCGCGTTCTTCGGGGACCTGGAGCCGCTGCCCCCGGGCCTCGTCCCCACCGGCCGCTGGCGCCCGGACGGGCCCGCCGGCCGCGCGGGCCGGGACCTGATGTACGCGGGGCTCGCGATCCGGTAG